GAAGGCATTGCCAGGAAGACCGGCAATCCCCGTTTTGCATGGGACTCCTACCGCCGTTTTGTTCAGATGTATGGTGATGTGGTATTGGGCATGAAACCGGAGTCGAAAGACGATATTGATCCCTTTGAAGAGATCATTGACGAGATGAAAGAGGAGAAGGGTGTGGAAAACGACACACAACTCACAACAGAAGACCTGAAGGAACTCGTGGCCCGATTTAAAAAAGCTGTAAAAGAAAGAACTGGCAAAGATTTCCCTTCAGACCCCTGGGAGCAGCTTTGGGGCTCTATCCTGGCAGTGTTCAACAGTTGGATGAACGACCGGGCTATTTATTACCGCAAGCTCAACAATATTCCGGAAGAATGGGGAACTGCCGTTAACGTGCAGGCCATGGTTTTCGGAAACATGGGTGAATCTTCAGCTACGGGAGTAGCCTTTACCCGCGATGCCGGCACCGGGGAAGACATCTTCAACGGTGAATATCTAATCAATGCCCAGGGTGAAGATGTTGTAGCCGGGATCCGCACCCCCCAGCAAATCACCATGGAAGGGTCGCTTCGTTGGGCTAAGCTGGCCGGTGTTAATGAAGAAGAAAGAAAGCGCGACTTCCCTTCCCTTGAAGAGGCCATGCCAGTATTATACAAGGAATTGCTTGAAACACAGCAAAAGCTGGAAGATCACTATAAAGACATGCAGGACCTTGAGTTTACCATCCAGGAAGGCAAACTCTGGCTTCTTCAGACACGTAACGGCAAACGTACAGGCGCTGCCATGGTTGAAATAGCCATGGACATGTTGGATCATGGCATTATCGATGAAGAAACCGCTTTGCTCCGCATTGAGCCAAATAAACTGGATGAATTGCTTCACCCTGTTTTTGATCAGGAAGCTCTTGATAAAGGTGTTGTTTTATCGAAAGGTCTTCCTGCATCCCCCGGCGCAGCAACCGGTCAGATCGTTTTCCATGCCGACGACGCTGAAGAATGGGCAGAAAAAGGCAAGAGAGTAGTACTTGTAAGAATTGAAACATCTCCCGAAGACCTTAAGGGAATGAATTCGGCCCAGGGTATCCTCACCGCCCGCGGTGGAATGACTTCGCATGCAGCCGTTGTTGCCCGCGGTATGGGTAAGTGCTGTGTTTCCGGAGCAGGATCCATCAAAATCAACTACAAGGAAAGAACCATGACCGTTGACGGAAAAGTTTTCCGTGAAGGTGACTGGATATCACTCAATGGCAGCACAGGTGAAGTATTTGAAGGAAAGATCCTTACACGTGACCCCGAACTGCATGGGCACTTTGCAAAACTTATGGATCTTGCCGACAAATATGCTACTATGCTGGTAAGAACCAATGCCGATACACCCAAAGACTCAACAATTGCAAGGAATTTTGGCGCGCAGGGCATCGGCCTTTGCCGCACTGAGCATATGTTCTTTGAAGGGGACCGTATCAAGGCCATGAGGGAAATGATCCTGGCTTCGGATGAAGCAGGTCGCCGTAAAGCACTTGAGAAACTTCTTCCTATCCAGCGCGAAGACTTTGAAGGAATATTCGAGGCTATGCACGATCTCCCGGTAACCGTCCGCCTCCTTGATCCTCCTCTGCATGAATTTGTTCCCCATGAAGATGAAAATCAAAAGGAAATGGCAGATGAAATGGGACTCTCCGTGGAAGAAATCAAGCAGAAAGTTGAAGACCTTCAGGAAGTCAACCCTATGCTCGGACATCGCGGATGCCGCCTGGGCAACACCTATCCTGAAATATCGGAAATGCAGGCAAGGGCAATTATTGAAGCCGCCCTTAACCTGAAAAAACGTGGTATCAATGCCAAGCCTGAAATCATGATTCCCCTCACAGGAACCCTGAAAGAAATGAAAATGCAGGAAGAGATCGTTCGTTCAACTGCCGAAAAAGTATTCCAGGAACGCGGGGAAAGAATTGATTATCTCGTGGGAACCATGATTGAAGTCCCCAGAGCTGCCATGACCGCCGACGAGATTGCCCAATCGGCAGAGTTCTTCTCATTCGGGACCAACGACCTGACCCAGATGACCTTTGGTTATTCCAGGGACGATGCAGGCAAATTCCTTCCTGTTTATATACAGAAAGGCATCCTGAAGCATGATCCCTTCCAGGTACTGGATCAGACAGGAGTTGGACAGCTAATGGAAATTGCCGTTAATAAAGGACGCCAGACCAGACCTGACATTAAAATCGGTATCTGCGGTGAACACGGTGGTGAACCCAGTTCGGTTGAGTTCTGCAATACGCTTGGATTCAACTACGTGAGCTGCTCACCATTCCGCGTACCCATCGCCAGACTTGCCGCTGCACAGGCAGCCATCAAACAGAAAAAATAAAACCCTTATTTCTATTGACAAAGAAGCAGTAATTTCGTAAGTTACTGCTTCTTTTTTTCGTGTTCCCCTTTGATAAATTGTATTTTTGCACC
The window above is part of the Bacteroidota bacterium genome. Proteins encoded here:
- the ppdK gene encoding pyruvate, phosphate dikinase, coding for MANEKSVYLYGNKKAEGNARMKDLLGGKGANLAEMNLIGVPVPPGFTITTEVCNAFYKEGKEVTISKIKPEVEKGIHFIEEIMGAGFLDKNNPCLVSVRSGARASMPGMMDTILNLGLNDEAVEGIARKTGNPRFAWDSYRRFVQMYGDVVLGMKPESKDDIDPFEEIIDEMKEEKGVENDTQLTTEDLKELVARFKKAVKERTGKDFPSDPWEQLWGSILAVFNSWMNDRAIYYRKLNNIPEEWGTAVNVQAMVFGNMGESSATGVAFTRDAGTGEDIFNGEYLINAQGEDVVAGIRTPQQITMEGSLRWAKLAGVNEEERKRDFPSLEEAMPVLYKELLETQQKLEDHYKDMQDLEFTIQEGKLWLLQTRNGKRTGAAMVEIAMDMLDHGIIDEETALLRIEPNKLDELLHPVFDQEALDKGVVLSKGLPASPGAATGQIVFHADDAEEWAEKGKRVVLVRIETSPEDLKGMNSAQGILTARGGMTSHAAVVARGMGKCCVSGAGSIKINYKERTMTVDGKVFREGDWISLNGSTGEVFEGKILTRDPELHGHFAKLMDLADKYATMLVRTNADTPKDSTIARNFGAQGIGLCRTEHMFFEGDRIKAMREMILASDEAGRRKALEKLLPIQREDFEGIFEAMHDLPVTVRLLDPPLHEFVPHEDENQKEMADEMGLSVEEIKQKVEDLQEVNPMLGHRGCRLGNTYPEISEMQARAIIEAALNLKKRGINAKPEIMIPLTGTLKEMKMQEEIVRSTAEKVFQERGERIDYLVGTMIEVPRAAMTADEIAQSAEFFSFGTNDLTQMTFGYSRDDAGKFLPVYIQKGILKHDPFQVLDQTGVGQLMEIAVNKGRQTRPDIKIGICGEHGGEPSSVEFCNTLGFNYVSCSPFRVPIARLAAAQAAIKQKK